In Ciona intestinalis chromosome 7, KH, whole genome shotgun sequence, the genomic window ATGGGGTTGGTGAAGTGTATGCTGGGAATCAGACGTAGTAGAATTTATtttaggcgccaaacctggggtggcagggtgggcaggccaacccccaatttctacactgcattaatcagtaaacattacaaccaataagttagatttgtttcacaggattttgtgtctaactatccctgcctcccctgtgtttataaagaTTCTCCAATCTTCTTatctttaattgtttattactttaagAGCATTAAAAGATAATTCTATCATTTATAAAAGCTGAGCCCATTGAACATTATCTATACATTATAAAGCATTGAAGCCTTATATAAAAGGTATGACAGCAGGAATGAATATCAACCACAATATGAACAACGTACAAACCAACAACCCAACAATGAACGTTGGAACTCCATAAATGAACAACCGAACTACAACGAGTATAACCAAACTAACTATAACCGAATGTATGATGACCAACGACCCCATAATGACCCTTTGCCGCGACCTCATGACCCCCTGCCGAACCACACTCGTCCCTATGACGACCCACAGCCCCACAATGGCCCTCAATCCAACTACACGAGGCCCCACGCCCCCCAACCCCACCCCACACACAGGGACGAAGGTTATAGGGAAAATGCAATACAACCAAAGCTGCTCGCTCAAACTGCTGTAAGTATATTTGGTGTTTTGCAACTATGTCTTAACTAATGATGCAACGATTTGTGTAAGATTTTAACTATAATTGCTGTattgttatgtttattatcatacacacaacaacagcaaaaagtttaaaaacaaagaaaattgacAATGTAAACGTTTTGAAATATTGACTCAGTATAAACTATTTGTTATGAATTAAAAACCTGTTGTGTTTTCGTGGACTCCGGGTAGACATTGTTTTTCCCTGGTGTTAAGGTAATGATCATTTTcatgaaatgttaaaaaagtgCAGAGTATCGGTATTAGAGACAAATGTTGATATAACAATCCCCCACAGACACGCAACAACAACGGGATAGCTGTGTTTGGCATCGTGGCCAAGGTTGACCCCCCAGTACAAGGGAGACCCCCTCCTTCCACCCTTAATCCACAACCTTACTTGGGTGAAGGGGGGCCGGCATCAAGTCCCACCAGGGtgagttataaaaaaagattaatttttatatctAGGATTATAACGTCTCTgaattttactattttagaaaacaaggttccctatgtttggcATCTATAattgtaactgcattttaacaatatcaccccagatataaataaaatttataatatatatacatgattatttggtgatttttttcttgctTCCTAACACACCCACCTTTTACGCAGACTCAACCCCTTACCCCTATTATGGAACACCCTTCTTCACCCCAACCTTACCCAGGGGGTTACCCACAACAGGGTAACGCGTATCACAACACGGACATCCCCAACAACAGGTATTATGAATGAACTTATTTGTAGGGGATTATTTTGGcgacttttaaaaattcatttacAGCCATGTAGTAACTCATAGAAACGGTGGCATGCGGTTTTCAATTGAGATATTTGGGAGGAATTACGGCCATTTTATGGGAGGCACTTACgtccacaatagtagcagcatggAGCCTTGAAACCATTGCCTCttgcattgtgacatcacagattcTAATTATTACATTATTAATAGAAACAAAGACTCTGGTGGTTACCATGGTTACTCGGGTGTCACCGTTGCCTCTAGTGGTGGTTACCGTGACGATAGCAGTGGGTATGGTTCTGCTTCAACGCACACCGAACGATCGTACGACGGCCAGCGACCACTAGGAGGGGCTAAACCCAACCTAGCACAGAAACCAAGACTGCCACCGGGTGGTCAAAGGAGGACACCTAGTGGCCCAAGCTCGCCACCATGGCAACGGGAGTTCGGCGACAACAAACAGTTTGAATATCAACAACAGCAACGAAGTTATAACAATGACAAACAAGAACAAAGCTACAACACTGAATCACAGCGGAATTTTCAACAAGATAATTACTCCCAACAACAAAGAAGTTATAAtgatcaacaacaacaacaacaacaacaacagactTATAATAATGAACCTCAGCAACAACGGCAAAGTTACAACAATAATGAACTACAACAACAGAAGTATCGGAACCAACCACAAGATTACGGCAATGGTTATCAACAAAGTTACCAACAGGATAATTacccacaacaacaacaacaacaacaacaacatagcCACTGGACGCTCCAGAAACCGAATGATAGCCACCATTATCGTTCGAATGAAGGCTCAGGGGTGGATAGTTCACAAATCAAGGTGATTTAACTTTATGGTTGGTTTGTTAGTTATTCAAGTaaaataggctatatataaacttttttgtctTCCCCAGTCTAAAAATGTTAAGTAGTGATATGCTTGTCTCATTACACCATGCAAGTCTAAGTACAAGCTCTCGTACAACGAAACTGCGAATGgctcattaaaaaataataaaaaaaaattattcttggtgaataaactttttgtaaatattatattgtgcATGATAGCAACAGAAtcttttaacaataatatttccCTTTAAACGTTATTTCACCAAATCCCCACGTTATAAACACAGGGAGTTCGTGCCGTAAAGAACTTATTTGACAAACCCGGAGCCCCGGTACCCCTACCCCCAACCTCCATGAGTTA contains:
- the LOC113474375 gene encoding epsin-like, with product MADVDYYQSGNPRYDSRGYDDRYRGNQRDSWNERGYHDNQPQQQQGNHGYEQRGYQEQYTTPPTSGSNSNNERYERPTNNQRDTDYQGGYRREDERYDSRNEYQPQYEQRTNQQPNNERWNSINEQPNYNEYNQTNYNRMYDDQRPHNDPLPRPHDPLPNHTRPYDDPQPHNGPQSNYTRPHAPQPHPTHRDEGYRENAIQPKLLAQTATRNNNGIAVFGIVAKVDPPVQGRPPPSTLNPQPYLGEGGPASSPTRTQPLTPIMEHPSSPQPYPGGYPQQGNAYHNTDIPNNRNKDSGGYHGYSGVTVASSGGYRDDSSGYGSASTHTERSYDGQRPLGGAKPNLAQKPRLPPGGQRRTPSGPSSPPWQREFGDNKQFEYQQQQRSYNNDKQEQSYNTESQRNFQQDNYSQQQRSYNDQQQQQQQQQTYNNEPQQQRQSYNNNELQQQKYRNQPQDYGNGYQQSYQQDNYPQQQQQQQQHSHWTLQKPNDSHHYRSNEGSGVDSSQIKGVRAVKNLFDKPGAPVPLPPTSMSYGANRYNNARPVPPRPRVTSDRGSMSPTSGQRYGEQQFPRRGFSPNQDLPPGENSRGVPRSPLEDGRRGFPNDRGMPVDNRRGFPQDREPIYDNKGIHQERGQDGNRGGHNGNRGHREDKGFNHERGGLPQDRGQNIDTRRVIPQQRGPGDAREFPQEVGPINDDRGIPNDNRRGFPNDRGQDGVRGGFTQQRGPPQLTPPMGEDGRGGMGLPHLPPPPQHSQSMYNLDIPPSNDGRLRSSYSGDHLNNPMVVGIKYPSKQQVNHGPYRLEHYEEHTLPCKYTVDDDELIESKLNACE